The following proteins are co-located in the Methanobacterium formicicum DSM 3637 genome:
- a CDS encoding slipin family protein, which produces MDLFTLIIIGIVILIVLGLSIRIVNQYERGVVFRLGKVIGVRDPGLRIIIPLVDRMVKPSLQIVTMPIPSQKIITQDNISIDVAAVAYFKVIDAYKAVVEIENYNRAVNQISQTTVRSVVGQFTLDEVLSETPKINQKIQEIIDGHSEPWGIKVTNVEIKDIKLPDSMQRAIALQAEAEREKRAKIISAEGEYLAAGKLGEAADIITEHPVALQLRIMQVLSNIAAEKNSTIVFPAQLLNSIRDIKDFLGSELEVMEKDKK; this is translated from the coding sequence ATGGATTTATTTACCCTTATCATAATTGGAATAGTGATATTAATTGTACTGGGACTTTCCATACGGATCGTGAACCAGTACGAAAGAGGAGTTGTTTTTAGATTAGGAAAGGTTATTGGTGTCAGAGATCCAGGACTTCGCATTATAATTCCACTGGTAGACCGGATGGTTAAACCATCACTGCAGATCGTTACCATGCCTATCCCTTCCCAGAAGATCATAACCCAGGACAACATATCCATTGATGTGGCAGCAGTAGCTTACTTCAAGGTGATAGATGCTTACAAGGCAGTGGTTGAAATTGAAAATTACAACCGTGCAGTTAACCAGATATCACAGACCACTGTTCGTAGTGTGGTGGGACAGTTCACCCTGGATGAGGTGCTCTCAGAAACACCAAAAATCAACCAGAAGATACAGGAAATCATAGACGGCCACAGTGAACCATGGGGTATTAAAGTTACCAACGTGGAGATCAAAGATATTAAATTACCCGACAGCATGCAAAGAGCCATTGCACTCCAGGCAGAGGCTGAAAGGGAGAAAAGGGCTAAGATTATATCTGCTGAAGGTGAATACTTGGCTGCAGGTAAACTGGGAGAAGCTGCAGACATCATCACTGAACACCCTGTGGCATTGCAGTTGAGGATCATGCAGGTTTTAAGTAACATTGCTGCAGAGAAAAACTCCACCATAGTGTTCCCAGCCCAGTTACTTAACAGTATAAGGGATATTAAAGATTTCCTGGGATCTGAACTGGAAGTCATGGAAAAAGATAAGAAATAA
- a CDS encoding TrkH family potassium uptake protein, whose amino-acid sequence MRNYLGKKDLILIANPLGMIMQGTGIVVLIPIIIALIYGENDYVGFLAFGAFSILVGAFLRRLPANFNLLKLKHGMIIASLAWLWAALIGSFCLMYSTNIDFLNAYFESMSAWSGSGFTIYANVEILPKSILFLRSLMQWVGGLGVVIVVIGVLIRPGTAAARLYKSEAREEKIKPSITGTVKTIWWIYLLYTILGIVLYVIVGMNLFDAINNTFTNLSTGGMSIKNDSIGAYGSNAIYIVTMFLMILGGTSFLVHYKALKGRVIDVFHDIQFQAMIIIISVFYILLIVNAHFTSMDSAFFVISALSCTGSNIQPISTMINWSDYAKVIILAAMIIGMSAGSTTGALKLIRVVTLVKGLYWEIKKILSPQGSIIPRKISGKPVGDVEIREAGSYTFIYLFFMFISWLVLMSYGYGGIDSLFEVASAQGNVGLSMGIVSYNMPDVAELFMIFNMWIGRIEIIPALVLLKGLWDVFKG is encoded by the coding sequence ATGAGAAATTATCTGGGGAAGAAGGATCTAATTTTAATTGCCAATCCTTTAGGAATGATAATGCAGGGCACCGGCATAGTAGTACTCATACCCATAATAATAGCCCTAATCTATGGTGAAAATGACTACGTTGGTTTTTTAGCCTTCGGAGCCTTTTCAATTTTAGTAGGAGCATTCTTAAGAAGGTTACCTGCTAATTTTAACCTGTTAAAACTCAAACACGGGATGATCATTGCATCCCTGGCCTGGCTTTGGGCCGCCCTTATTGGTAGTTTCTGTTTGATGTATTCAACCAACATAGATTTTTTGAATGCTTATTTTGAAAGTATGTCTGCCTGGAGTGGAAGTGGATTCACCATTTACGCCAACGTGGAAATCCTACCCAAATCAATCCTATTTTTAAGGAGCCTTATGCAGTGGGTTGGTGGGCTTGGAGTTGTTATTGTGGTCATAGGAGTTTTAATACGACCCGGAACTGCAGCAGCCCGATTATATAAATCAGAAGCACGTGAAGAAAAAATAAAACCCAGTATAACCGGTACCGTGAAAACTATCTGGTGGATATACCTTTTATACACCATTTTAGGTATTGTGCTCTACGTGATCGTGGGGATGAACCTGTTCGATGCCATTAACAATACCTTCACCAACCTTTCCACCGGAGGTATGTCCATTAAAAATGATAGTATTGGGGCCTATGGCAGCAATGCCATCTATATTGTAACCATGTTCCTGATGATTCTGGGAGGTACCAGCTTCCTGGTGCATTACAAAGCATTGAAGGGACGGGTTATTGACGTGTTTCACGATATCCAGTTCCAAGCAATGATAATTATAATTAGTGTATTTTACATTCTTTTAATTGTTAACGCTCACTTTACATCCATGGATTCTGCCTTTTTTGTAATATCCGCCCTTAGCTGTACAGGATCAAATATTCAACCAATAAGCACCATGATCAACTGGTCAGACTATGCCAAGGTGATTATTTTAGCCGCTATGATCATTGGAATGTCCGCCGGTTCCACCACCGGAGCCCTTAAACTGATAAGGGTAGTTACCCTGGTTAAAGGACTTTACTGGGAGATAAAAAAAATATTATCACCCCAAGGTTCAATCATCCCCCGTAAGATTAGTGGAAAACCCGTGGGAGATGTGGAAATCAGGGAAGCTGGAAGTTACACATTCATATACCTGTTTTTTATGTTTATAAGCTGGTTGGTGCTTATGAGTTATGGTTACGGTGGGATTGATTCATTGTTTGAAGTTGCATCAGCCCAGGGAAATGTGGGACTTTCCATGGGGATAGTATCTTACAACATGCCAGATGTTGCAGAACTTTTCATGATATTCAACATGTGGATTGGTCGAATTGAAATTATACCCGCACTGGTACTGTTAAAAGGCTTATGGGATGTTTTTAAGGGATAA
- a CDS encoding metal-dependent hydrolase produces the protein MDFFTHFIVPFAILTLLKVKGFTVKDRLSGGFGGISVDFDVIFFAVGFLAPELFIFTHRGITHSFIFGLVTAIIFIYIISRPSINGFISHLIRRDIKIKFNKRNVILAYFGVLTHLFLDFLTTGGIPLFYPFSLTRYSANLYYYTDLVTAIVALAVLIILYLRLDPKYKKIALVGFMIMLISFGGIRADAKMDTLQSQTLSDGYNQITAYPTSDMFTWTVVESDGGNKYKVFTYNTLQKESSNLREVNNLTVNNGSYESAQEAIKYANTLPEVEKFHWNFPHATINATKTDSGWNLTYSDLIGNHYEPGELSVVVS, from the coding sequence ATGGATTTTTTCACTCACTTCATCGTGCCCTTTGCTATTTTGACCCTTCTCAAGGTCAAAGGTTTTACTGTTAAAGACCGGCTTTCAGGGGGTTTTGGAGGGATATCTGTTGATTTTGATGTGATTTTCTTTGCAGTTGGTTTCCTGGCCCCTGAACTTTTCATTTTCACCCACAGAGGAATCACCCATAGTTTCATCTTTGGACTTGTAACTGCCATCATATTCATTTACATCATCTCTAGACCCTCTATAAATGGTTTTATCAGCCATTTAATCCGAAGAGATATTAAAATCAAATTCAATAAGCGAAACGTGATATTAGCATATTTTGGAGTTCTCACTCATCTTTTCCTGGACTTTCTGACCACCGGAGGCATACCCCTATTTTATCCATTTTCCCTGACCCGTTACAGTGCCAATCTTTATTATTATACTGATCTGGTCACTGCAATTGTTGCCCTGGCTGTTCTCATCATTCTTTACCTGCGTCTGGATCCCAAATACAAAAAAATTGCCCTGGTGGGATTTATGATTATGCTTATCTCCTTTGGTGGGATTCGTGCCGATGCAAAAATGGATACCCTCCAGAGTCAGACCCTGAGTGATGGTTACAATCAGATAACTGCTTATCCCACCTCAGACATGTTCACCTGGACTGTGGTGGAAAGTGACGGAGGTAATAAATATAAGGTTTTCACCTACAACACCCTGCAAAAAGAGTCTTCCAATTTAAGAGAGGTTAACAACCTCACCGTTAATAACGGGAGCTATGAATCTGCACAGGAGGCCATAAAATATGCAAATACCCTCCCTGAGGTGGAAAAGTTCCACTGGAATTTTCCTCATGCAACCATAAACGCGACTAAGACTGATTCTGGGTGGAATTTGACCTACTCTGATCTTATCGGGAACCATTATGAGCCTGGTGAGTTATCAGTGGTTGTATCTTAA
- a CDS encoding MBL fold metallo-hydrolase: MPKINDIIVIEGRGNDSNVYVFEDIIVDTGTGQNMDYILKSIKEAGSSVDDLSLIVNTHNHYDHIGGNRYLNLEVAMHPNDARALEEGDEDVLLATMFGKTMEKMEVSRKLNEGDKIHDFEVLLTPGHTSGSICLYDGETLISGDTVFSGGGFGRVDLGGNMDDMRKSLERLSKLDIHYLLPGHGPAVDDGSRHVQLAREMSTGYY; encoded by the coding sequence TTGCCTAAAATCAATGACATCATTGTAATTGAAGGAAGGGGAAATGACTCCAATGTCTATGTATTTGAAGATATCATCGTGGATACTGGAACCGGTCAGAACATGGATTACATCTTAAAATCCATTAAAGAAGCAGGATCAAGTGTTGATGATCTATCCCTTATTGTGAACACCCACAACCACTACGATCATATAGGTGGCAATCGTTACCTGAATCTGGAAGTGGCCATGCACCCAAATGATGCACGGGCCTTAGAAGAAGGGGATGAAGATGTTCTTCTGGCCACCATGTTTGGAAAGACCATGGAAAAAATGGAAGTAAGCCGTAAACTAAATGAAGGGGATAAAATTCATGATTTTGAAGTGTTACTCACCCCTGGTCATACCTCGGGCAGTATATGCCTCTATGATGGTGAAACCCTGATCTCAGGGGACACAGTGTTTTCTGGTGGGGGTTTTGGCCGTGTGGATCTGGGCGGAAATATGGATGACATGAGAAAATCCCTGGAAAGACTCAGTAAACTTGATATACACTATCTTTTACCGGGCCATGGTCCGGCTGTAGATGATGGGTCCCGCCATGTTCAACTGGCCCGTGAAATGTCAACAGGATATTATTAA
- a CDS encoding DUF3221 domain-containing protein, with protein MKIITLFAILVVLMMGVVYGVMFATGGEKADMNGKIIGICHADPQDENNTQDSILVEGLISGNSQTHNLSVKINKETVVVKKNGNQRENASSTDLKTGDNVAVMFTGPFVDSYPPQTTAKEIIITPS; from the coding sequence ATGAAGATCATAACCTTATTTGCAATATTAGTCGTGTTAATGATGGGGGTCGTATACGGGGTTATGTTTGCAACTGGCGGAGAAAAAGCCGATATGAATGGTAAAATAATAGGTATATGTCACGCTGATCCTCAGGATGAAAATAACACTCAGGATTCTATTTTAGTTGAAGGATTGATCAGTGGAAATAGCCAAACCCATAATTTATCTGTTAAAATCAACAAAGAAACAGTAGTGGTCAAAAAGAATGGAAACCAACGTGAAAATGCCTCTTCAACCGATCTAAAAACTGGTGATAACGTGGCAGTAATGTTCACCGGACCCTTCGTTGATTCCTACCCACCCCAAACCACAGCCAAAGAAATTATCATAACTCCATCTTAA
- a CDS encoding pyrroline-5-carboxylate reductase dimerization domain-containing protein — MEKIGCIGYGAMGSMIIRGILSSGVLAESDLIITTRTPHKLKDLKESYPLVEIAPDNVTVARKSQKLFIFVNTGRVKELLEEIKDHLSHKTHIIYIAAGLTMENVEKIFPGRISKVIPSLTSEVGEGISLVAHNKQVEDVDAEFVEQTFKAIGEIKIVKEDQFGLGANLTSSAPAFISSILMKFTESALKEGLFTQKEAEEMVIETLYGTAKLLQKTDMTFEDVITKVATRGGITEEGLDVLDRELPPVFDELFDITLKKYEKFENELHTEYVQLNRLD; from the coding sequence ATGGAAAAAATTGGATGCATTGGCTACGGTGCCATGGGAAGTATGATCATCAGAGGTATCCTTTCATCTGGAGTTTTAGCAGAATCTGACCTCATTATCACCACCCGCACCCCCCATAAATTAAAAGATTTAAAGGAATCATATCCCCTGGTGGAAATAGCTCCAGACAACGTAACTGTAGCACGAAAATCACAGAAACTATTCATATTCGTTAATACAGGCAGGGTTAAAGAATTACTGGAAGAAATAAAGGATCATCTCTCGCATAAAACCCACATCATTTACATTGCTGCGGGTTTAACCATGGAAAATGTTGAAAAGATTTTTCCAGGAAGGATAAGTAAGGTAATTCCCAGTTTAACCTCTGAAGTGGGGGAAGGAATCTCTCTGGTAGCCCATAATAAGCAGGTGGAAGACGTTGATGCTGAGTTTGTTGAACAAACCTTCAAAGCCATTGGAGAAATAAAAATAGTCAAAGAAGACCAGTTTGGACTGGGAGCTAATTTAACTAGCTCTGCCCCTGCATTCATATCATCAATCCTGATGAAATTTACCGAATCTGCCTTAAAAGAAGGTCTTTTCACCCAAAAAGAGGCGGAGGAAATGGTTATAGAAACACTCTACGGAACAGCCAAACTTCTCCAGAAAACTGATATGACATTTGAGGATGTTATCACCAAGGTGGCAACCCGGGGTGGCATCACCGAAGAAGGACTGGACGTGCTGGACCGTGAATTACCTCCTGTATTTGATGAACTCTTTGATATCACCCTGAAAAAATATGAAAAGTTTGAGAATGAATTACACACAGAATATGTCCAATTGAATAGATTAGATTGA
- a CDS encoding class I SAM-dependent methyltransferase, with protein sequence MSKFEKSEWSEREHAQEFMENADIYILERKRLFEILKSFYRYFLGNNGSQKPVKILDLGCGNAAITLELLKEDNKINATLVDGSLEMLKNARENLENYEGMNFIHKTFQELLENGSHDIKSQDNESQNNGSQDKNLLPDEFDLVVSSLAIHHISTEEKKSLFQYIYNHLKSGGFFLNIETVKAPVDELEQWYRVLWSEWIRENQDKLNTKKSFEYLPEQYKDNPDNHPDTLKIQLDALESVGFSRVDCYYKYGIFSIYGGMKQ encoded by the coding sequence ATGAGCAAATTTGAGAAATCAGAATGGTCTGAAAGAGAACATGCACAGGAATTCATGGAAAATGCAGATATCTATATACTGGAACGAAAAAGGCTATTTGAAATCTTAAAATCATTTTATAGGTATTTTTTAGGCAACAATGGATCACAAAAGCCAGTTAAGATTTTGGATCTTGGATGTGGTAATGCAGCAATTACCCTGGAGTTATTAAAGGAAGATAATAAAATCAATGCCACTCTGGTGGATGGATCACTGGAAATGCTTAAAAATGCCAGGGAAAACCTAGAAAACTATGAAGGGATGAATTTCATACATAAAACATTTCAGGAATTGCTGGAGAATGGATCGCATGATATAAAATCCCAAGATAATGAATCGCAGAATAATGGATCACAGGATAAAAATCTCCTACCCGATGAATTTGATCTGGTTGTTTCCTCCCTGGCTATTCACCATATTTCTACTGAAGAAAAAAAATCACTTTTCCAGTACATATATAACCATCTGAAATCAGGGGGATTCTTTTTGAATATTGAAACTGTAAAAGCCCCGGTAGATGAACTGGAACAGTGGTATCGTGTACTTTGGAGTGAATGGATACGCGAAAACCAGGATAAACTTAATACCAAGAAGAGTTTTGAATATTTACCAGAACAGTACAAGGATAACCCCGACAATCACCCTGACACACTGAAAATCCAGTTAGATGCACTGGAATCAGTTGGATTCTCCCGTGTGGATTGTTATTACAAGTATGGAATATTTTCCATCTACGGGGGAATGAAACAATAA
- a CDS encoding methyltransferase domain-containing protein: MRDDYVHGYSEREAVRLVDQAKTLAPLMHHDTSYPEGSRVLEAGCGVGAQTITLARNSPQAEITSVDISKPSLNHAKALIQSEGISNVQFQTADIMELPYEDETFDHVFICFVLEHLPNPVGALLSLKRVLKKGGSITVIEGDHGSCYFHPETEEAVKAWQCLIKVQTDLNCNPLMGRELYPLLNEAGFEDIQIDPRVVYVDESKGELVDGFIKKTIIAMVEGVKDQSIDSGFITPETWDKGIQDLHRSAEPSGTFFYNFFKGTAKK; the protein is encoded by the coding sequence ATGAGAGATGATTACGTTCATGGCTATTCAGAAAGAGAAGCAGTAAGACTGGTTGATCAGGCAAAAACACTGGCTCCCCTCATGCACCACGACACCAGTTATCCTGAAGGGAGTAGAGTGTTGGAAGCTGGCTGTGGTGTGGGTGCTCAGACCATAACCCTGGCTAGAAACAGTCCTCAGGCAGAGATAACTTCGGTAGACATATCAAAACCATCCCTAAATCATGCTAAAGCTTTAATTCAAAGTGAAGGAATTTCAAACGTCCAGTTCCAAACTGCAGACATCATGGAACTCCCATATGAAGATGAAACCTTTGATCATGTGTTTATATGCTTTGTTCTGGAACATCTCCCGAACCCGGTAGGGGCTCTATTGAGTTTGAAGAGGGTCCTCAAAAAAGGAGGTTCCATCACAGTTATTGAAGGGGACCATGGGTCATGTTATTTTCATCCTGAAACTGAAGAGGCAGTTAAAGCATGGCAATGTCTTATCAAGGTTCAAACAGACTTAAACTGCAATCCATTAATGGGAAGGGAACTTTACCCCCTCTTAAATGAAGCTGGTTTTGAAGATATACAGATAGACCCACGGGTGGTTTATGTGGATGAAAGCAAAGGAGAACTGGTGGATGGATTCATTAAAAAGACCATAATTGCTATGGTGGAGGGCGTTAAAGACCAGTCCATCGATTCTGGATTTATAACTCCAGAAACATGGGATAAAGGAATTCAGGACCTGCACAGGTCTGCAGAACCATCTGGAACCTTTTTCTATAATTTCTTTAAGGGAACGGCTAAAAAGTAG
- a CDS encoding transglutaminase family protein, with product MTCRASDVLKKGHGLCFAKSNLLAALLRFMEIPTGFCYQTLTHEDGLVLHDLNAVYLSGEWFRLDSR from the coding sequence GTGACCTGCCGGGCATCAGATGTTTTAAAAAAAGGTCATGGCTTATGTTTTGCAAAATCAAATTTATTAGCTGCTCTTTTAAGATTCATGGAGATCCCAACTGGATTCTGTTATCAGACACTGACTCATGAAGATGGTTTGGTTCTTCATGATTTAAACGCAGTTTACTTAAGTGGTGAATGGTTCAGATTGGATTCCCGTTGA
- a CDS encoding RibD family protein yields the protein MLPLVTIYNAVSLDGRITGFNADVELYYELASKWNVDAVLMGSNTVLTGFGVKPGETLPESEDAFQPRVRDPEDDMPLLVVPDSRGQIRVWNEILKMPYIKDVLVLCSRSTPQEYLDFLDERYIHYLVVGYQHVDLENALEELNTKFGVKKVRVDSGGVLNGILLRKGLVDELHLLIHPELVGGTAINSIFQESKLEGGETLTREETPIKLSLEGVEKIKDDIIYLRYRIFNGMFK from the coding sequence ATGCTACCACTGGTTACTATCTATAATGCAGTGAGTTTAGACGGGAGAATAACAGGCTTCAATGCGGATGTGGAGCTTTATTATGAGTTAGCTTCTAAGTGGAATGTGGACGCAGTTTTAATGGGAAGCAACACTGTACTAACTGGATTTGGGGTCAAACCCGGAGAAACACTTCCAGAATCGGAGGATGCCTTCCAACCAAGGGTGAGGGATCCTGAGGATGATATGCCTTTACTGGTAGTTCCAGATAGCCGAGGACAGATTCGTGTCTGGAATGAAATTTTAAAAATGCCCTATATCAAGGATGTTCTGGTATTATGCAGCAGATCCACACCTCAAGAGTACCTGGACTTCTTAGATGAACGTTACATACATTATCTGGTGGTAGGGTACCAGCACGTGGACCTAGAAAATGCCCTGGAAGAACTCAACACCAAATTTGGGGTTAAAAAGGTAAGAGTCGATAGTGGTGGCGTTTTAAATGGAATATTACTCCGGAAGGGCTTGGTGGATGAATTACACCTCCTGATACACCCTGAACTGGTGGGTGGAACTGCAATCAATTCCATTTTTCAGGAATCGAAATTGGAGGGGGGAGAGACTCTTACTAGGGAAGAAACTCCCATCAAATTATCTCTGGAGGGTGTGGAGAAAATTAAGGATGATATCATCTATCTCAGGTACAGAATCTTCAATGGGATGTTTAAATGA
- a CDS encoding NAD(P)H-dependent oxidoreductase, whose protein sequence is MEHTYKTLMKEDIMEISVILAHPYPESFNHAIYQTVLDCLKENGYQVHAHNLYEEGFNPLLEGPELVTGETSDPMVLKHRQEITKADGIIIIHPNWWGQPPAILKGWTDRVLRSGVAYQFEEGDDGSGVPKGLLVAEAAIVFNTSNTPEEREKLIFGDPLERIWKDCVFDFCGIKNFHRKMFRVVASSTQKERQLWLNEVQKIVNNYFPENGFY, encoded by the coding sequence ATGGAACATACATACAAAACTTTAATGAAGGAAGATATCATGGAAATTTCAGTTATACTGGCCCATCCATATCCAGAAAGCTTCAACCATGCCATTTATCAGACAGTTCTGGATTGTTTGAAGGAAAACGGATACCAGGTTCATGCCCACAATCTTTATGAAGAAGGGTTCAACCCTCTCCTTGAAGGTCCTGAACTTGTCACTGGGGAAACATCCGATCCAATGGTCTTAAAGCATCGTCAGGAAATAACTAAGGCCGATGGTATTATCATAATTCATCCTAACTGGTGGGGTCAGCCCCCAGCAATATTAAAAGGGTGGACAGACCGGGTGCTTAGATCAGGTGTGGCCTACCAGTTTGAAGAAGGAGATGATGGTTCAGGAGTACCAAAAGGTTTACTGGTAGCAGAAGCAGCCATTGTATTTAACACTTCCAACACCCCTGAAGAAAGGGAGAAACTAATTTTTGGCGACCCACTGGAGAGAATATGGAAGGACTGTGTATTTGATTTCTGTGGAATAAAGAATTTCCACCGGAAAATGTTCCGCGTAGTAGCCAGTAGCACCCAAAAAGAGCGTCAATTATGGTTAAATGAAGTTCAAAAAATTGTCAATAATTATTTCCCGGAAAATGGATTTTACTAG
- a CDS encoding ABC transporter ATP-binding protein, whose translation MDNGKNVIEIHDLKKSYDDGTIKALNGLNLEVKEGEFLSIMGPSGSGKSTLLNMIGALDVADEGSIHVAGIDLMKTKELSEFRSKEIGFVFQMHNLIPNLTVLENVEIPMYETDLSSDQMRERALELLKAVGLEDRADQIPTKLSGGQRQRVAIARALVNRPSIILADEPTGSLDSQTGDVILKLLRDLHEKENVTLVMVTHEPYVGKMAERIVNVLDGKIQN comes from the coding sequence ATGGATAATGGGAAGAACGTCATCGAAATCCACGATCTTAAAAAAAGCTACGATGATGGAACGATTAAAGCATTAAACGGTCTGAACCTGGAAGTGAAGGAGGGAGAATTTCTATCCATAATGGGTCCCTCTGGTTCTGGAAAATCAACACTCCTCAACATGATTGGAGCACTGGATGTGGCTGATGAAGGATCGATTCATGTGGCTGGCATTGACCTCATGAAGACCAAGGAACTGAGTGAATTCCGTTCCAAAGAGATTGGATTTGTCTTCCAGATGCACAACCTGATACCCAACCTCACTGTTCTGGAAAACGTGGAAATACCCATGTATGAAACAGATCTATCCAGTGACCAGATGAGGGAAAGGGCACTGGAACTTTTAAAGGCAGTAGGTCTGGAGGATCGGGCAGATCAGATACCTACCAAGCTCTCAGGTGGACAGCGCCAGAGAGTGGCCATTGCCAGGGCACTGGTGAACCGCCCCTCCATCATCCTGGCTGATGAACCCACCGGGTCTCTGGACTCCCAGACCGGGGATGTGATCCTGAAACTCCTGCGTGACCTGCATGAAAAGGAAAACGTTACCCTGGTCATGGTAACCCATGAACCCTACGTGGGGAAAATGGCTGAAAGGATTGTAAACGTGCTTGATGGGAAGATACAAAACTAA
- a CDS encoding ABC transporter permease, which produces MSYLKLILKNPFRNKTRGALAIVGIAIGIMVIVALGMVAGGLKASTTTTLKAGAAEINVMQTGSGNFGSGRVNETRVTDLQNIAGVKETAGLLKATNTSTSGSSVSTSSTGTSTGTTSSGSGGPNSFGGLSVTGMNPDKLSLAGIENVTGSLYSTNSENEVIIGKTASTNLNKTVGDTINLFGKDFTITGIYETGSFMTDGGVFMSLTTLQNLTSNNNTVSTIAVKLNENANTIEVSKSIETSYPNELSTTTAEATANRMNSALSTIDAATWAISLLAIIIGAVGVINTMIMSVFERTREIGVLKAVGWKEKRILGMILGESVVLTLIAAVIGTIIAVVGVVALLAFSFEGVIQPSFAPEIFLEAFAVAFVVGIIGGLYPAYRASRLSPTEALRYE; this is translated from the coding sequence ATGTCGTACTTAAAGCTGATCCTAAAAAACCCCTTTAGGAATAAAACAAGAGGTGCCCTTGCAATTGTGGGAATTGCAATTGGAATCATGGTCATAGTGGCCCTGGGCATGGTTGCAGGTGGTCTTAAAGCGTCAACAACCACCACCCTCAAAGCAGGAGCTGCTGAAATCAATGTAATGCAGACTGGTTCAGGTAACTTTGGATCAGGAAGGGTCAATGAGACCAGGGTCACAGATTTACAAAACATAGCTGGAGTTAAGGAAACTGCTGGATTACTGAAGGCAACCAACACATCCACCAGCGGATCATCAGTATCCACTAGTTCTACTGGGACATCCACTGGAACTACCAGCTCAGGATCTGGAGGTCCGAACAGTTTCGGGGGCCTTTCAGTGACGGGTATGAATCCGGATAAACTGAGCCTTGCTGGAATTGAGAACGTAACTGGATCTTTATATTCTACTAACAGTGAAAATGAAGTTATAATTGGTAAAACTGCTTCCACAAATCTAAACAAAACTGTGGGAGACACAATAAACTTATTCGGGAAAGATTTCACCATCACCGGAATTTACGAGACTGGAAGCTTCATGACTGATGGGGGAGTGTTCATGTCCCTCACCACATTGCAGAACCTCACCAGCAACAACAACACAGTTAGTACCATAGCGGTGAAGCTCAATGAAAATGCCAACACCATTGAGGTAAGTAAATCAATTGAAACGTCCTATCCCAATGAGCTGTCTACAACCACTGCCGAAGCAACGGCTAACAGAATGAACAGTGCACTCAGTACCATCGATGCAGCCACCTGGGCCATCTCCCTACTGGCAATTATAATTGGTGCCGTGGGAGTGATAAACACCATGATAATGTCAGTGTTTGAAAGAACAAGAGAAATAGGCGTCTTAAAAGCAGTAGGCTGGAAAGAAAAGAGAATTCTAGGAATGATCTTGGGTGAATCAGTGGTTTTAACCCTCATCGCTGCAGTAATTGGAACCATAATCGCAGTGGTTGGAGTGGTAGCGTTACTGGCATTTTCCTTTGAAGGAGTTATACAACCATCCTTTGCACCGGAAATATTCCTGGAAGCATTCGCGGTTGCATTTGTCGTGGGAATAATCGGTGGATTGTACCCTGCTTACAGAGCATCCCGACTATCACCAACCGAGGCGTTGCGCTATGAATAA
- a CDS encoding winged helix-turn-helix domain-containing protein, with protein MRKLLWWLIAGSTGGPNRAKIIMTLHKRPYNANQLSESLNLNYKTVRHHIKVLEENNVITSAGKKKYGEMYFLSDEMERNYNTFQDIWEELEQNSVGK; from the coding sequence ATGAGAAAACTGCTCTGGTGGTTGATAGCTGGCTCAACAGGAGGCCCAAATCGGGCTAAGATCATCATGACATTACACAAAAGGCCTTACAATGCTAATCAACTATCAGAATCTCTGAATTTAAATTATAAGACTGTAAGACATCATATTAAAGTTCTGGAAGAGAATAACGTCATCACATCTGCGGGTAAGAAGAAGTACGGTGAAATGTACTTCCTTTCTGATGAGATGGAAAGAAATTATAACACATTCCAGGATATCTGGGAAGAACTGGAACAAAACTCAGTTGGAAAATAG